Proteins encoded within one genomic window of Limisphaerales bacterium:
- a CDS encoding SOS response-associated peptidase, producing the protein MDPMELAEVLPIDLCTYEFTPRPMIWPKETAPVIVRDNGRTELRPIRWGLIPHWAEDEKIGTKMINARSETAAQKPAFREAWQSRRCLIPATGFYEWNRSADPNGRGQAYHFTNPTRPLICFAGLWERWHRPPSKQPELFENTFEPPPPILETFTLLTTKPNEVVKKYHDRMPVMLEREFEGWLGNKSEISKYNGVLDVDRV; encoded by the coding sequence GTGGATCCGATGGAATTGGCCGAGGTGTTGCCCATTGACCTCTGCACTTACGAATTCACCCCGCGCCCGATGATTTGGCCCAAGGAGACCGCCCCCGTCATCGTGCGCGACAATGGCCGCACCGAACTGCGCCCCATACGCTGGGGCCTCATCCCGCATTGGGCCGAGGACGAAAAAATCGGCACTAAAATGATTAACGCCCGCAGCGAAACCGCCGCGCAAAAACCCGCCTTCCGCGAAGCGTGGCAAAGCCGCCGCTGCCTCATCCCCGCCACCGGCTTCTACGAATGGAACCGCTCCGCCGACCCGAATGGCCGCGGCCAAGCTTATCATTTCACAAATCCCACCCGCCCACTCATCTGCTTCGCCGGTCTCTGGGAACGCTGGCACCGCCCGCCCAGCAAACAACCCGAGCTATTCGAAAACACTTTCGAGCCCCCGCCACCCATCCTCGAAACCTTCACCCTCCTCACCACCAAGCCAAATGAAGTCGTCAAAAAATACCACGACCGAATGCCTGTGATGCTGGAAAGGGAATTTGAAGGATGGCTCGGGAACAAGAGTGAAATCTCCAAGTATAATGGGGTTTTGGATGTGGATCGGGTGTAG
- a CDS encoding SDR family oxidoreductase: MDLQLRDKTVIVTGGAKGIGAAAVRAFAAEGAHVAIAGHGSAEGMALAQEVNGIFIEAELAEESACRMVVDETLAAFGRIDVLVNNAGVNDGKDLSTSPEEFMASVHLNLSHVYTLAHLCREELAKHAGAIVNVSSKVAVTGQGGTSGYAAAKGAMNALTREWAVALAPDNVRVNCVIPAECITPQYQRWFDSLENPAATRAAIERLVPLGNRMTTPEELAAMIVFLASPCSSHTTGQIVFVDGGYSHLDRAVNADHSKWD, from the coding sequence GTGGATTTACAACTGCGAGACAAGACCGTCATCGTCACCGGCGGCGCGAAAGGGATTGGTGCGGCTGCCGTGCGTGCCTTTGCGGCGGAGGGGGCGCACGTGGCCATCGCGGGGCACGGGTCGGCGGAGGGCATGGCATTGGCGCAGGAGGTGAATGGAATTTTTATCGAAGCCGAGCTGGCGGAGGAATCCGCCTGCCGTATGGTGGTGGATGAAACGCTGGCGGCGTTTGGCCGCATTGATGTTTTGGTGAACAACGCCGGAGTTAATGACGGCAAGGATTTGAGCACCTCGCCCGAGGAGTTTATGGCCTCGGTGCATTTGAATTTATCGCACGTTTACACGCTGGCGCATTTATGCCGGGAGGAGTTAGCAAAGCACGCGGGGGCCATTGTGAATGTCAGCTCCAAAGTCGCTGTCACCGGTCAGGGCGGCACTTCCGGCTACGCGGCGGCGAAGGGCGCGATGAATGCGCTCACCCGCGAATGGGCCGTGGCGCTTGCGCCGGACAACGTGCGCGTCAATTGCGTGATCCCCGCCGAATGCATCACACCGCAATATCAGCGCTGGTTTGATTCACTGGAAAACCCCGCCGCGACACGCGCGGCAATCGAGCGATTGGTTCCACTGGGTAACCGCATGACCACTCCGGAAGAACTGGCGGCTATGATCGTGTTCCTCGCCTCCCCGTGCAGCAGTCACACAACGGGACAGATCGTATTTGTGGACGGCGGCTACTCGCATCTGGACCGTGCGGTGAACGCGGATCATTCAAAGTGGGATTGA
- a CDS encoding trypsin-like peptidase domain-containing protein — protein sequence MNKIIRTFQIILLFSVNAAQPLNAQLRIPASPILKDKGENEGSYHTRFQQIKKCRDSAQNFLSQPSHSGGPRIGFDYNRYGIYNRGQQIPSKQNCLNAMWHLRRASDLGDYESAQILGDVYSTGRLLGHHTIQAFPDEAAKYRVRAWSIAKNSGVVGWKNREQPLAEQQVSELAKNGNSHARKSFSVDLVAKGDRLIRSDQNHPDAMDAYSEAASLNPNNLQIRTKMERILPHAMQLAFDNIRHQVKPWHIAGIQNPRVMQEAANLARRQGAPLRAIDLAEVAHRNLAPNAQAATERFIASIRMDLASDAELNRDYQLAIFHAKEAGKYNDPQAKGYIENMEVKEVVDLIAKQKFDTATAKIAGLQLSPNPAIRQQADAISKKMSANFKPQEGAVVYRNISASTFEINCNNSSKGTGFVVADGIIASNIHVIKGATRGTATQISSQNQFTIQFPPLAQDARRDLVILRVNFNGPSPRPLPIRPINSVGKGDDVYALGNPYELTDIISKGLISGLPKYDPRNPMLDTGRPGDTIIVTDTAINPGNSGGPLVDNRGHVIGVNTYARNDVLQPNGDIKKSEGLNFAIAAEHIKALLP from the coding sequence ATGAATAAGATTATCCGGACTTTTCAGATCATTCTCCTCTTCAGTGTAAACGCAGCCCAACCCCTTAACGCTCAACTTCGTATCCCCGCCTCACCCATCCTTAAAGACAAGGGCGAAAATGAGGGGAGTTACCATACCCGTTTTCAGCAAATCAAAAAATGCCGTGATTCTGCCCAAAATTTCCTCTCGCAACCCTCCCATTCCGGAGGGCCCCGTATAGGCTTCGATTACAACCGATATGGGATCTACAACCGTGGGCAACAAATACCCTCCAAACAAAACTGCCTGAATGCAATGTGGCACCTCCGGCGTGCAAGTGATTTAGGAGATTATGAAAGTGCTCAAATTCTCGGGGATGTATATTCCACAGGTCGTCTTTTAGGCCACCATACAATCCAGGCCTTTCCAGATGAGGCCGCAAAATATCGCGTTCGCGCCTGGTCCATTGCTAAAAATTCAGGCGTGGTTGGGTGGAAGAACCGTGAACAACCTCTTGCTGAACAACAAGTTTCCGAACTGGCAAAAAACGGAAACTCGCACGCGCGCAAATCTTTTTCCGTCGATTTAGTAGCCAAAGGTGACCGATTAATCCGGTCGGACCAGAATCATCCCGATGCGATGGATGCATATTCTGAAGCAGCATCTCTCAACCCAAACAACCTGCAAATTAGAACCAAGATGGAACGGATTCTTCCCCATGCCATGCAGCTTGCGTTTGACAATATTCGCCACCAAGTAAAGCCGTGGCATATCGCCGGCATCCAGAATCCCCGGGTGATGCAGGAAGCCGCCAATCTTGCGCGACGGCAGGGAGCCCCTTTGAGGGCAATCGATTTGGCAGAGGTAGCTCACCGTAATCTAGCCCCAAATGCCCAAGCCGCCACCGAACGGTTTATTGCATCCATCCGAATGGATCTAGCAAGTGATGCCGAATTGAATCGCGATTATCAACTTGCCATCTTCCATGCCAAAGAGGCTGGAAAATACAACGATCCCCAAGCCAAGGGGTACATTGAAAACATGGAAGTCAAGGAAGTCGTAGATTTAATTGCCAAACAAAAATTTGACACAGCTACAGCAAAAATTGCCGGCCTTCAGCTAAGTCCGAATCCCGCTATCCGACAACAAGCCGATGCTATCAGCAAAAAAATGTCGGCCAATTTCAAACCACAAGAGGGTGCTGTAGTTTACCGAAATATTAGTGCCTCCACCTTTGAGATTAACTGCAACAATAGCTCAAAAGGCACTGGTTTTGTCGTGGCCGATGGCATTATCGCCAGCAACATACATGTAATCAAAGGCGCGACTCGTGGCACAGCCACCCAGATTTCATCACAAAATCAATTTACAATTCAGTTCCCTCCACTGGCTCAAGATGCCAGACGTGATCTGGTTATTCTTAGGGTAAACTTTAATGGCCCCAGCCCACGCCCTTTGCCTATTCGCCCAATTAACTCCGTCGGAAAAGGCGATGACGTTTATGCGCTGGGAAACCCGTATGAATTGACCGACATCATATCAAAAGGTTTAATATCAGGCCTCCCAAAATATGACCCGCGCAACCCAATGCTAGATACGGGTCGACCTGGTGACACGATCATTGTTACCGATACCGCTATAAACCCCGGCAACAGCGGAGGACCACTAGTGGATAACAGAGGCCACGTCATTGGAGTCAATACCTATGCACGTAATGACGTTCTGCAACCTAACGGTGACATTAAGAAATCCGAAGGGCTCAACTTTGCCATTGCCGCCGAACACATCAAGGCGCTTCTCCCGTAG
- the mutM gene encoding bifunctional DNA-formamidopyrimidine glycosylase/DNA-(apurinic or apyrimidinic site) lyase: MPELPEVEVLTRHLGPALRGKTVSEVRVHRTKSTRPTSARALRAKLVGAKFISVTRRAKYLLFKLNQPLHEPFILLGHLGMTGRIFVQPTAAPLPKHAAVTLGLGRHICVFEDTRYFGRLTLDLSPLESLGPEPLGDAFDGAILHTALRRSAQAIKPKLLDQKTLAGVGNIYASESLWRAGISPRKAARRLTRAQCVALAASIREVLTEAIVCGSTVPLDFAGAEKRNHLFYYGSLAGPQGFEERLRVYNRADEPCDRCATSIRQITQAARSTYYCPQCQGG, encoded by the coding sequence GTGCCAGAATTGCCTGAAGTTGAGGTGCTCACGCGCCATCTTGGCCCCGCTTTACGCGGGAAGACTGTTTCCGAGGTGCGCGTCCATCGCACCAAAAGCACGCGTCCCACTTCCGCCCGAGCTTTGCGCGCCAAATTGGTTGGCGCAAAATTCATCTCCGTCACTCGGCGCGCCAAGTATCTTTTGTTCAAACTAAATCAACCGCTCCACGAGCCGTTTATTTTGCTCGGTCATTTGGGCATGACCGGTCGCATATTTGTCCAACCCACTGCCGCGCCTTTGCCGAAACATGCTGCAGTCACACTGGGCTTGGGTCGCCACATTTGTGTTTTCGAAGACACCCGTTATTTTGGTCGCCTCACGCTTGATCTTTCACCGTTGGAATCTCTCGGGCCCGAGCCCTTGGGCGATGCTTTTGATGGCGCGATCCTTCACACGGCCTTGCGTCGCAGCGCTCAAGCCATCAAGCCAAAATTGCTCGACCAAAAAACACTGGCGGGTGTGGGCAACATTTACGCCAGCGAATCCCTGTGGCGTGCGGGCATTTCGCCACGCAAAGCCGCCCGGCGCCTCACCCGTGCTCAATGTGTGGCTTTGGCTGCGAGCATCCGCGAAGTACTCACCGAGGCCATTGTATGCGGCAGTACTGTGCCGCTGGATTTCGCAGGGGCGGAGAAGCGGAATCATCTATTCTATTACGGCAGCCTCGCCGGCCCCCAAGGCTTCGAGGAGCGCTTGCGCGTTTACAACCGCGCCGATGAACCCTGCGATCGCTGCGCCACGTCCATCCGCCAAATTACCCAAGCCGCCCGCAGTACCTACTATTGCCCCCAATGCCAGGGTGGCTGA
- a CDS encoding YraN family protein: MDWFRRAEPEHLHRGRLGERAAKRYLKKAGLKFLYANYRTAKGEIDLIFRDGEALVFVEVKTRSSESWTRPAAAVNADKQRKLIATARNYLRLLHDPEIAFRFDIVEVLLNRGAVNEIRHQPNAFAPGRR; the protein is encoded by the coding sequence ATGGATTGGTTTCGGCGTGCGGAGCCCGAGCACTTGCATCGAGGCCGGTTAGGGGAACGGGCGGCCAAGCGTTATTTGAAAAAGGCGGGCTTGAAATTTCTCTACGCCAATTACCGCACCGCAAAAGGCGAGATTGATCTCATTTTTCGCGATGGCGAGGCGTTGGTGTTTGTGGAAGTGAAAACGCGCTCGTCGGAAAGTTGGACGCGCCCCGCCGCCGCCGTAAACGCCGACAAGCAACGCAAGCTCATCGCCACTGCGCGAAATTATTTGCGTCTTCTTCACGATCCGGAAATCGCCTTTCGCTTCGACATCGTCGAGGTGCTGCTCAATCGAGGTGCTGTGAATGAGATCCGGCATCAACCCAACGCCTTTGCACCGGGTCGGCGATAA
- a CDS encoding ribonuclease HII, translated as MDYFQFEREHHAQGLSRLVGIDEAGRGPLAGPVVAAAVVLPMEWAQTDLPESLAHLNDSKKLTEKTREALFAAIHEETQIHFGIGIIEANVIDEINILQATHRAMNAALTQLSPPAAHALVDGLRVPTLAIPQTAIVKGDQKSFSIAAASILAKVTRDRLMREHDARWPEYNFAKHKGYGTAVHLAALEAHGPCPIHRQSFAPVRAAQEPMPKFQ; from the coding sequence GTGGATTACTTCCAATTCGAACGTGAACATCACGCGCAAGGCCTCAGCCGCCTGGTGGGCATTGATGAAGCCGGACGCGGCCCATTAGCCGGCCCCGTAGTGGCTGCCGCCGTGGTTTTGCCAATGGAGTGGGCGCAAACAGATTTGCCCGAATCTCTCGCACACCTCAATGATTCCAAAAAACTTACCGAGAAAACGCGCGAAGCATTATTCGCCGCCATCCACGAGGAAACCCAAATCCATTTTGGCATCGGCATCATCGAAGCGAATGTCATCGACGAAATCAACATCCTGCAAGCCACCCACCGCGCGATGAACGCCGCTCTCACCCAACTCTCCCCGCCCGCTGCTCACGCCCTCGTCGATGGCCTTCGCGTCCCGACGCTCGCTATCCCACAAACGGCCATTGTGAAAGGCGACCAAAAAAGTTTCTCCATCGCCGCCGCCAGCATCCTCGCCAAAGTCACCCGCGACCGCCTGATGCGGGAACACGACGCTCGCTGGCCTGAATACAATTTCGCCAAACACAAAGGCTACGGCACCGCTGTGCACCTTGCCGCGCTCGAAGCTCACGGCCCGTGTCCCATTCACCGGCAAAGTTTTGCGCCGGTGCGTGCGGCGCAAGAACCAATGCCCAAGTTCCAGTAA
- the rplS gene encoding 50S ribosomal protein L19 gives MNQALMDKIESEQLRAEALEFNVGDIVKVHTRVKEGAKERTQVFQGIVIARRGRGLNATFTVRRISYGQGVERVFPVNSPNVEKVTVERRGKVRRAKLNYLRERIGKRAMLVKERK, from the coding sequence ATGAATCAGGCATTGATGGACAAAATTGAGTCGGAGCAACTGCGCGCCGAGGCACTGGAATTTAATGTGGGCGACATCGTCAAGGTCCACACGCGAGTGAAAGAAGGCGCCAAGGAACGCACGCAGGTTTTCCAAGGCATCGTCATCGCCCGCCGCGGGCGCGGACTCAATGCCACCTTCACCGTGCGCCGCATCAGCTACGGCCAGGGCGTCGAGCGCGTGTTCCCCGTCAACAGTCCTAACGTTGAAAAAGTCACCGTCGAGCGCCGAGGCAAAGTCCGCCGCGCCAAGCTCAACTACCTCCGCGAACGCATCGGTAAACGCGCCATGCTCGTCAAAGAGCGCAAGTAG
- the trmD gene encoding tRNA (guanosine(37)-N1)-methyltransferase TrmD, which yields MKVDVLTLFPAMFAGPMDESILRRARESGRLELALHDLREWTHDRHRTVDGPPYGGGPGMVLKPEPIFEAIDELANDTTQVVMLTPQGEPFRQATASTLSAHEHLLLLCGSFEGFDERIRTRVHHEISIGDYVLTNGALPAMVVIDAVTRLLPGVLGDDASSVEESFSKNTLDYPQYTRPAEYRGLEVPVVLQNGNHAAIEQWRREQAAQRTRERRPDLLEE from the coding sequence ATGAAGGTGGACGTGCTCACGCTTTTCCCCGCGATGTTCGCGGGGCCGATGGATGAAAGCATCCTGCGCCGTGCCCGCGAAAGCGGCCGGCTGGAGCTCGCCCTCCACGATTTGCGGGAATGGACACACGACCGACACCGCACGGTGGATGGCCCCCCTTACGGCGGCGGCCCGGGAATGGTGCTCAAGCCCGAACCGATCTTTGAAGCGATAGACGAGCTGGCAAACGACACCACGCAAGTGGTGATGCTCACCCCGCAAGGTGAGCCATTTCGCCAAGCCACGGCAAGTACGCTGTCGGCGCACGAGCATCTGCTCCTGCTCTGCGGCAGTTTTGAAGGTTTTGATGAACGCATCCGCACGCGGGTGCATCACGAAATCTCCATCGGCGATTACGTGCTGACCAACGGCGCGTTGCCCGCGATGGTGGTGATCGACGCGGTCACGCGATTGCTGCCCGGCGTGTTGGGCGATGACGCCAGCAGCGTCGAGGAAAGTTTTAGTAAGAACACGCTGGACTATCCGCAGTACACGCGGCCGGCCGAATATCGCGGGTTGGAAGTGCCCGTAGTGTTGCAAAACGGCAACCACGCAGCCATCGAACAATGGCGCCGCGAACAAGCCGCGCAACGCACGCGCGAACGCCGGCCGGATTTATTGGAAGAATAG
- a CDS encoding KH domain-containing protein, whose amino-acid sequence MLDFVEYVVKGLVDEPEAVNVTEVENNGTTVYELRMDPDDIAKVIGRRGVTINAIRSLIQAGGAKKGMRCGLEIIEDEDDD is encoded by the coding sequence ATGCTAGATTTTGTGGAATATGTGGTCAAAGGGTTGGTCGATGAACCCGAAGCAGTTAACGTGACCGAAGTGGAAAACAACGGCACCACCGTTTACGAACTGCGAATGGATCCCGATGATATCGCCAAAGTGATTGGCCGACGCGGCGTGACAATCAACGCCATCCGCTCGCTCATCCAAGCTGGGGGCGCCAAAAAAGGAATGCGCTGCGGTCTGGAAATCATTGAGGACGAAGACGACGATTAG
- the rpsP gene encoding 30S ribosomal protein S16: MAVKMRLKRIGMKNTPVFRIVVTDGRSPRDGRFIEEIGTYWPLKEGAENFKINLDRTKYWRGVGAQPSETVASIIKRALRAEKGLEPKAKKVKKVKEEPKAEEAAPEVVAGKSEEPVAEKAGEATEEPKAEDKPDEPKSDG, encoded by the coding sequence ATGGCAGTAAAGATGAGATTAAAGCGGATCGGCATGAAAAATACGCCGGTTTTCCGCATTGTAGTAACCGATGGCCGCAGCCCGCGCGATGGCCGGTTCATTGAAGAAATTGGCACCTATTGGCCCCTGAAAGAGGGCGCCGAGAATTTCAAGATTAACCTCGATCGCACCAAATACTGGCGTGGCGTGGGCGCGCAGCCCAGCGAAACGGTCGCCAGCATCATCAAACGCGCTCTCCGCGCCGAGAAAGGTTTGGAGCCCAAAGCGAAAAAGGTTAAAAAAGTCAAGGAAGAGCCCAAAGCGGAAGAGGCCGCGCCTGAGGTAGTGGCGGGAAAATCCGAGGAACCCGTTGCTGAAAAGGCCGGCGAAGCAACCGAGGAGCCTAAGGCTGAAGATAAACCTGATGAACCTAAGTCGGACGGTTAA
- a CDS encoding diacylglycerol kinase family lipid kinase, whose amino-acid sequence MRIGLIFNPTAKGDQARHLRRQLDEIADECTLLPTEGPGHAEDLAEQAVADGIELLVAAGGDGTVHEVANGLARETDALAKTALGILPLGTVNVLARELGIPLDFDAAWRVIRRGFTRQIDLPWMELQREGKTQRRCFPALGGAGMDGRACELVNWETKKRSGQFAYLTAGYRAAMEPLPAMRVVADGRVIESAELIMLGNGPFYGGPFDVFPAARLDDGKVDAIIAERVQKWRTPEYLWGVLTGNLPSLAGVHYVQATSIKLTPVNGKRVVVQLDGDATGELPATISVSPSTLRMVAPAPTG is encoded by the coding sequence ATGCGCATTGGCCTTATTTTTAATCCCACCGCCAAGGGCGATCAGGCGCGGCATTTGCGCAGGCAACTCGATGAGATTGCCGACGAGTGCACATTGTTGCCCACGGAAGGGCCGGGGCACGCGGAGGATTTGGCAGAACAAGCGGTGGCCGATGGCATCGAATTACTCGTGGCCGCCGGCGGCGATGGCACGGTGCACGAGGTGGCCAATGGCTTGGCGCGCGAGACCGATGCGCTTGCAAAAACGGCGTTGGGGATTTTGCCGTTGGGCACGGTGAATGTTTTGGCGCGGGAGTTGGGCATCCCTTTGGATTTCGATGCAGCATGGCGTGTGATTCGGCGCGGCTTCACGCGGCAAATTGATTTGCCGTGGATGGAACTCCAGCGCGAAGGCAAAACGCAGCGGCGCTGTTTCCCTGCACTCGGCGGCGCGGGGATGGATGGTCGCGCGTGCGAGTTGGTGAATTGGGAAACCAAAAAGCGCAGCGGTCAGTTTGCCTATCTCACCGCGGGCTATCGCGCGGCGATGGAGCCACTACCGGCGATGCGCGTGGTGGCCGATGGCCGAGTGATCGAAAGTGCGGAATTGATTATGCTCGGCAACGGGCCGTTTTATGGCGGCCCCTTCGATGTCTTCCCCGCCGCTCGGCTGGACGACGGCAAGGTGGACGCCATCATCGCCGAGCGCGTGCAAAAATGGCGCACACCCGAATATCTTTGGGGCGTGCTCACGGGCAATTTGCCGAGCCTTGCGGGGGTGCATTATGTGCAAGCGACGAGCATCAAACTCACGCCCGTGAACGGCAAGCGCGTAGTAGTGCAGCTCGATGGCGACGCTACCGGCGAATTGCCAGCTACGATTAGTGTGTCCCCGAGCACTCTCCGCATGGTAGCCCCTGCGCCGACGGGTTAA
- the thiD gene encoding bifunctional hydroxymethylpyrimidine kinase/phosphomethylpyrimidine kinase produces the protein MKQPVALTIAGSDSCGGAGLQADLRVFAVLGVRGVSVVAAVTAQCPKRVRAVEAVKPTMVGEQLAAVFEGDKPKAAKTGMLLTAGNVEVLAEWFTNRRLPLVVDPVMLSTSGTVLLKPSAMKALQKKLLPVAKLVTPNVPEAEAFTGLRIREPEDLRTAARAIYEKHGCAVLVKGGHLRGLNEAVDVLFDGRDESMLSLPRVKGRGMHGTGCVYSAAIVAGLAKGLSLQKAVGQGKEFVTREIMNSE, from the coding sequence GTGAAACAGCCAGTTGCGTTGACGATTGCGGGGAGTGATTCCTGTGGTGGGGCGGGGTTGCAGGCGGATTTGCGGGTGTTCGCGGTGTTGGGCGTGCGAGGGGTTTCGGTGGTGGCGGCGGTGACGGCGCAATGCCCCAAGCGCGTGCGCGCGGTGGAGGCGGTGAAGCCCACGATGGTAGGTGAACAATTGGCGGCGGTGTTTGAGGGAGACAAACCGAAGGCGGCCAAAACGGGAATGTTGCTGACGGCGGGTAATGTGGAAGTGCTTGCAGAATGGTTCACCAATCGCCGGTTGCCGTTGGTGGTGGATCCAGTGATGCTTTCGACAAGTGGGACGGTGTTGTTGAAACCATCGGCCATGAAAGCCCTGCAAAAGAAATTGTTGCCGGTGGCAAAGTTAGTGACGCCGAATGTGCCGGAGGCGGAGGCTTTCACGGGACTGCGCATCCGTGAGCCGGAAGATTTACGAACCGCCGCTCGCGCGATTTACGAAAAGCACGGGTGTGCGGTGCTCGTCAAAGGCGGTCACTTGCGCGGGCTCAACGAGGCGGTGGATGTCCTCTTCGATGGCCGCGACGAATCGATGCTGTCGCTCCCGCGCGTGAAGGGCCGCGGGATGCATGGGACGGGTTGTGTTTATTCGGCAGCAATCGTAGCGGGCTTGGCAAAGGGTCTTTCGCTTCAAAAAGCAGTAGGGCAGGGGAAGGAGTTTGTGACGAGGGAGATCATGAATAGTGAGTAG
- the polX gene encoding DNA polymerase/3'-5' exonuclease PolX, translated as MDKDAVAEVLKEIGVLLELKGENPFKTRAYVNGARALEGLTEPLETLIAEERLGDIKGIGKALVEKITELVETGELEYYDTLKASIPPGLIEMLDVQGMGPKKVKALHEKLGLETIEALEAACEAGKVAELDGFGKKSEEKILESIAFKRQHASHHHRHKMLIAAEPILDDLRSHPDVIRCDIAGSLRRAKEVSGDIDFLVSAKDSTDIIEAFTTRDGTLSVLAAGGTKASVLLEGGIQADLRVVDDSEFASALAYFTGSKEHNISMRSRAIARGLRLNEYGLFNSKEETRDPKLRLDCKTEEDIFQALDLAYVPPELREDRGEFEAAEQNKIPRLIEWTDLKGSLHNHSNWSDGHESLEEIAEYMSGLGCAYWAITDHSKASFQANGLDAARVKKQLKAVAAVNQKLKDDGDDFRLLTGIEVDVLKTGLDLEDDLLAQLEVVVASMHVAGSDEADNTQRLITAAENPNVHMIGHLSGRLLLGRAPQKLNQQAVIDACAATGTWIELNANPHRLDLDWRHWQYAKSKGVKCVINSDAHRNEHAGFLRIGTGIARKGWLTKGDVMNTLPLAKLRKELGKKKN; from the coding sequence ATGGACAAGGATGCGGTGGCCGAAGTGCTAAAGGAAATCGGGGTGTTGCTCGAGTTGAAGGGGGAGAACCCATTCAAGACGCGGGCGTATGTGAACGGAGCGCGGGCGTTGGAGGGACTGACGGAGCCGTTGGAAACGCTCATCGCCGAGGAACGGCTGGGCGATATCAAAGGTATCGGCAAGGCGTTGGTGGAAAAGATCACGGAGCTGGTGGAGACGGGCGAGCTGGAATATTACGACACGCTCAAGGCCTCCATCCCGCCGGGGCTCATCGAGATGCTCGACGTGCAGGGCATGGGCCCAAAGAAGGTCAAGGCGCTGCACGAGAAGCTCGGACTCGAGACCATCGAGGCACTGGAAGCGGCGTGCGAGGCGGGCAAGGTGGCCGAGCTGGATGGGTTCGGCAAAAAGAGTGAGGAAAAAATTTTAGAAAGCATTGCGTTCAAACGGCAACACGCGAGCCATCATCATCGGCATAAAATGTTGATCGCGGCGGAGCCAATTCTCGATGATTTGCGGAGCCACCCGGATGTGATCCGGTGCGACATCGCCGGCAGTTTACGCCGCGCCAAAGAGGTGAGCGGCGATATCGATTTTCTCGTGTCCGCCAAGGACAGCACGGACATCATTGAGGCCTTCACCACACGCGACGGCACCCTCAGCGTACTCGCCGCCGGCGGCACCAAAGCCAGTGTGTTGCTCGAAGGCGGCATTCAGGCGGACCTGCGGGTGGTGGACGATTCGGAGTTCGCCAGCGCGCTCGCGTATTTTACCGGCAGCAAAGAGCACAATATTTCGATGCGCAGCCGCGCCATCGCGCGCGGATTGCGGCTCAACGAATACGGCCTGTTCAATAGCAAAGAGGAAACGCGTGACCCCAAGCTGCGGCTGGACTGCAAAACGGAGGAGGATATTTTTCAAGCGCTGGACCTCGCCTACGTGCCGCCGGAACTCCGTGAAGACCGCGGCGAGTTTGAGGCCGCCGAGCAAAACAAAATCCCACGCCTCATTGAATGGACCGATCTCAAAGGCTCGCTGCACAATCACAGCAACTGGAGCGACGGCCACGAAAGCCTCGAGGAAATCGCCGAATACATGAGCGGCCTCGGCTGCGCTTACTGGGCCATCACCGACCACTCGAAGGCTTCCTTCCAAGCCAATGGCCTCGACGCCGCGCGCGTCAAAAAACAACTCAAAGCCGTCGCCGCCGTGAACCAAAAACTCAAAGACGACGGCGACGACTTCCGCTTGCTCACCGGCATCGAGGTGGATGTGCTAAAAACCGGCCTCGATCTTGAAGACGATTTGCTCGCGCAACTGGAAGTCGTCGTCGCCAGCATGCACGTCGCCGGCAGTGATGAAGCCGATAACACCCAACGGCTCATCACCGCCGCCGAGAATCCAAACGTCCATATGATCGGCCATCTCAGCGGCCGCTTGCTGCTCGGCCGCGCGCCGCAGAAGCTCAACCAACAAGCCGTCATTGACGCCTGCGCGGCCACCGGCACGTGGATTGAACTCAACGCCAACCCCCACCGCCTCGATCTCGACTGGCGCCACTGGCAATACGCGAAAAGCAAAGGCGTAAAATGCGTCATCAACAGCGATGCCCACCGCAACGAGCACGCGGGCTTCTTAAGAATCGGCACCGGCATCGCCCGCAAAGGCTGGCTCACCAAAGGTGACGTAATGAACACACTGCCCTTGGCGAAATTGCGGAAAGAGTTGGGGAAGAAAAAAAACTAA